In a single window of the Streptococcus ilei genome:
- the rplK gene encoding 50S ribosomal protein L11: MAKKVEKLVKLQIPAGKATPAPPVGPALGQAGINIMGFTKEFNARTADQAGMIIPVVITVYEDKSFDFVTKTPPAAVLLKKAAGVEKGSGTPNKTKVATVTRAQVQEIAETKMPDLNAANIESAMRMIEGTARSMGFTVTD; this comes from the coding sequence ATGGCTAAAAAAGTCGAAAAACTTGTAAAATTGCAAATCCCTGCTGGTAAAGCTACTCCAGCTCCACCGGTTGGACCAGCACTTGGTCAAGCAGGTATCAACATCATGGGATTCACTAAAGAGTTTAACGCTCGTACAGCTGACCAAGCTGGTATGATTATCCCAGTTGTGATCACTGTTTATGAAGATAAATCATTTGATTTCGTTACAAAAACACCACCAGCTGCTGTTCTTTTGAAAAAAGCTGCAGGTGTTGAAAAAGGATCAGGTACACCTAACAAAACGAAAGTTGCAACAGTTACTCGTGCACAAGTACAAGAAATTGCTGAAACTAAGATGCCAGATTTGAACGCTGCAAACATTGAGTCTGCAATGCGTATGATCGAAGGTACTGCTCGTTCTATGGGATTCACTGTTACTGACTAA
- the pyrH gene encoding UMP kinase: MVEPKYKRILIKLSGEALAGERGVGIDIKTVQKMALEIKEVHDLGIEIALVIGGGNLWRGEPAAEAGMDRVQADYTGMLGTVMNALVMADSLQQVGVDTRVQTAIAMQQVAEPYIRGRALRHLEKERIVIFGAGIGSPYFSTDTTAALRAAEIEADAILMAKNGVDGVYNADPKKDKTAVKFEELTHRDVINKGLRIMDSTASTISMDNDIDLVVFNMNEPGNIKRVVFGENIGTTVSNNVEK, from the coding sequence ATGGTAGAACCTAAGTATAAACGTATTTTAATTAAGTTATCAGGTGAAGCGTTAGCCGGTGAACGGGGTGTCGGAATTGATATCAAAACGGTTCAAAAGATGGCCCTTGAAATCAAAGAAGTTCATGACCTTGGAATTGAAATTGCTCTCGTCATTGGTGGAGGCAACCTCTGGCGTGGAGAACCTGCGGCGGAAGCAGGTATGGATCGCGTTCAAGCAGATTACACTGGAATGCTTGGAACAGTTATGAACGCCTTGGTGATGGCAGATTCTCTTCAACAAGTTGGAGTAGATACGCGTGTTCAAACAGCGATTGCTATGCAACAAGTTGCTGAGCCTTATATCCGTGGCCGTGCCCTTCGTCACTTAGAAAAAGAGCGCATCGTCATTTTTGGAGCGGGAATTGGTTCTCCATACTTCTCAACAGATACAACGGCTGCTCTTCGTGCCGCTGAAATTGAAGCCGACGCAATCTTAATGGCCAAGAATGGTGTCGACGGCGTTTATAATGCTGATCCAAAGAAAGATAAGACAGCTGTGAAGTTTGAGGAGTTGACTCACCGCGATGTGATTAATAAAGGTCTTCGCATTATGGATTCGACAGCATCAACCATCTCAATGGACAATGATATTGACTTGGTAGTCTTTAACATGAATGAGCCAGGTAACATCAAACGTGTTGTCTTTGGAGAAAATATCGGTACCACCGTTTCAAATAATGTAGAAAAATAA
- the rplA gene encoding 50S ribosomal protein L1: MAKKSKQLRAALEKIDSTKAYSVEEAVALAKETNFAKFDATVEVAYNLNIDVKKADQQIRGAMVLPNGTGKTARVLVFARGAKAEEAKAAGADFVGEDDLVAKINDGWLDFDVVIATPDMMALVGRLGRVLGPRNLMPNPKTGTVTMDVAKAVEESKGGKITYRADRAGIVQAIIGKVSFDADKLVENFKAFNDVIQKAKPATAKGTYVTSLTLTTTQGPGIKVDVNSL; this comes from the coding sequence ATGGCTAAAAAAAGCAAACAACTTCGTGCTGCACTTGAAAAAATTGACAGCACAAAAGCATACAGCGTAGAAGAAGCTGTAGCTCTTGCAAAAGAAACTAACTTTGCAAAATTTGACGCAACTGTAGAAGTTGCATACAACTTGAACATCGACGTGAAAAAAGCTGACCAACAAATCCGTGGTGCAATGGTATTGCCAAACGGAACTGGTAAAACAGCTCGCGTTCTTGTATTTGCACGTGGTGCAAAAGCTGAAGAAGCAAAAGCTGCTGGTGCAGACTTCGTAGGTGAAGATGACCTTGTTGCGAAAATCAACGATGGTTGGTTGGACTTCGACGTAGTTATCGCTACACCTGACATGATGGCTCTTGTTGGACGTCTTGGACGTGTCCTTGGACCACGTAACTTGATGCCAAACCCTAAGACTGGTACTGTAACAATGGATGTTGCTAAAGCAGTTGAAGAGTCTAAAGGTGGTAAAATCACTTACCGTGCAGACCGTGCAGGTATCGTTCAAGCGATCATCGGTAAAGTGTCATTTGACGCTGATAAATTGGTTGAAAACTTCAAAGCTTTCAACGATGTTATTCAAAAAGCAAAACCAGCTACAGCTAAAGGTACTTACGTAACTAGCTTGACTTTGACTACAACTCAAGGTCCTGGTATCAAAGTGGATGTTAACTCACTTTAA
- the frr gene encoding ribosome recycling factor produces MANPIVEKAKERMTQSHQSLGREFGSIRAGRANASLLDRIYVQYYGVDTPLNQIASITIPEARVMLITPFDKSSLKDIEHALNASDLGITPANDGSVIRLVIPALTEETRRDLAKEVKKVGENAKVAIRNIRRDAMDEAKKQEKAKEITEDELKGLEKEIQKVTDDAVKHIDEMTAHKEKELLEV; encoded by the coding sequence ATGGCAAATCCAATCGTAGAAAAAGCAAAAGAAAGAATGACTCAGTCTCACCAAAGTTTGGGACGTGAATTTGGAAGTATCCGGGCAGGCCGTGCAAATGCAAGTCTCTTGGATCGTATCTATGTTCAATATTACGGAGTTGATACACCATTGAATCAAATTGCATCTATCACGATTCCAGAAGCTCGTGTGATGTTGATTACACCTTTTGACAAATCTTCATTAAAAGACATCGAGCATGCTTTGAATGCTTCTGATCTTGGTATTACTCCGGCTAACGATGGATCTGTTATCCGCTTGGTCATCCCAGCTTTGACAGAAGAAACACGTCGTGACTTGGCCAAAGAAGTAAAAAAAGTTGGTGAAAATGCTAAGGTAGCCATCCGTAACATCCGTCGTGATGCTATGGATGAAGCTAAGAAACAAGAAAAAGCAAAAGAAATTACTGAAGATGAATTGAAGGGTCTCGAAAAAGAAATCCAAAAAGTAACGGATGATGCTGTGAAACATATCGATGAAATGACAGCACACAAAGAAAAAGAATTGCTTGAAGTCTAA
- a CDS encoding DUF3397 family protein, producing MLIKVASLVFIFLTLILSGIIIRVFKLRRYGWNFADLAFPLFALEYYLISDAAYYHNLLPQLLLALSLLAIGLTTYFLKKRRSFYYPKFFKYFWRAGFLITFFLYLIMTISLFI from the coding sequence ATGTTAATAAAAGTTGCTTCCCTTGTATTTATTTTTTTGACCCTCATTCTCAGTGGGATTATTATTCGAGTCTTTAAACTGCGCCGTTATGGCTGGAATTTTGCCGACCTGGCTTTTCCTCTGTTCGCGCTAGAGTACTATTTAATTTCAGATGCGGCTTACTACCATAATTTGTTGCCTCAATTATTATTGGCCTTGTCTCTTCTAGCTATTGGCTTAACCACTTATTTTTTGAAAAAGAGACGCAGTTTTTACTATCCAAAGTTTTTTAAGTACTTTTGGCGAGCAGGCTTCCTCATTACCTTTTTCCTTTACCTCATTATGACAATCAGTCTCTTCATCTGA
- a CDS encoding HAD-IC family P-type ATPase has product MEEKRYSGLTNEQVQSRIREGKQNRVTITAEKSTREIVYSNVFTYFNLVFGILAILLILVRSWNNMLFVPIVVVNSLIGIVQELRSRRILNKMRLLQVEKARVIREGERLDLPVHQVVEGDVVLFQAGDQIYADAKILDGSIMVDESQLTGEADEIPKAEHQTLMSGSFVISGQAVAVLEQVGDASYINQLSLSAKKVKGHEESEMVHAVDGLVRMIGMILIPIGLLLFLQSYLGNHETLKVSITSMVGAIIGMIPEGLYLLMTLALVLGATRLALQKVLLNSMKGIETLSRIDVLCLDKTGTITEHRMQVSELLPLVLEEKEGKEILSHYLQASEDQNDTISAIRQYHSVQPAQVWPVQDRLPFSSKKKFGGLQFQQGIYLLGAPDVLLRDDLDAYQEVWQREIERGARVLIFGQYQGEQLTEVLEAPVLPLLALVLENPVRTTAPETFAYFQKQGVTIKVISGDHPVTVAAVAQKAGIPDADQVVDASQLRTREEVVEAVRIYTVFGRVSPEQKQILVESLQADGHKVGMTGDGVNDILAMKKADCSIAMNTGHDATKKVAQVVLLDSDFSHMPSIVDEGRRVVNNIQRSASLFLVKNIFSILLAILAILFSFTYPIQASQMSLISGFTIGIPGFLLALEKNRARIEGDFVETVIEQALPAALTNLISVLFLVVLGPFLGLSQGEISTISIYLLALIGFTKVYQLSLPFNHVKLGIILLNVAGFSLSVFVFSSIFNLSRLHFTGWILTLVLGLVMEGVLWLMNRLVYSLVTHRHKSRIK; this is encoded by the coding sequence ATGGAAGAGAAGCGCTATAGCGGGCTAACGAATGAGCAAGTCCAAAGCCGAATCAGAGAAGGCAAACAAAATCGAGTAACCATTACGGCAGAAAAGTCGACGAGAGAGATTGTTTATTCAAATGTCTTCACTTATTTCAACCTAGTCTTTGGTATTTTAGCTATTTTATTGATACTAGTACGGTCTTGGAACAATATGTTATTTGTTCCTATTGTCGTCGTTAACTCCTTGATCGGGATTGTTCAAGAATTGCGGTCCCGTCGGATTTTGAATAAGATGCGTCTCCTTCAAGTGGAGAAAGCTCGAGTGATTCGTGAAGGAGAACGGTTAGACCTTCCTGTTCATCAGGTGGTAGAGGGAGATGTCGTCTTGTTCCAAGCGGGGGATCAGATCTATGCGGATGCCAAGATTCTAGATGGCTCGATCATGGTCGATGAGTCTCAATTGACAGGAGAAGCAGATGAAATCCCTAAAGCTGAGCATCAGACACTCATGTCAGGAAGTTTTGTTATTTCAGGCCAGGCAGTTGCGGTCTTGGAACAAGTAGGCGATGCGTCTTATATTAATCAGCTGAGTCTCTCTGCAAAAAAAGTCAAGGGACACGAAGAATCCGAAATGGTTCATGCAGTGGACGGTCTTGTCCGAATGATCGGAATGATTCTCATCCCGATTGGCTTACTGTTGTTCTTGCAGAGCTATCTAGGAAATCACGAAACCCTCAAAGTTAGCATCACCTCTATGGTCGGTGCCATCATTGGGATGATTCCAGAAGGTCTCTACCTCTTAATGACTCTGGCCTTGGTGCTTGGGGCAACCCGTTTAGCCCTTCAAAAGGTCCTACTCAACAGTATGAAGGGGATTGAAACCCTATCCCGTATCGACGTCCTCTGTCTAGATAAGACGGGAACCATTACCGAACACAGGATGCAAGTGAGTGAGCTTCTACCCTTGGTGCTAGAGGAAAAAGAAGGCAAAGAAATATTAAGTCACTATCTCCAAGCAAGTGAAGATCAGAATGATACCATCTCGGCCATTCGGCAGTATCACTCTGTCCAACCCGCCCAAGTATGGCCCGTTCAAGACCGCCTACCTTTTTCATCTAAGAAGAAATTTGGGGGCCTTCAGTTCCAACAAGGGATTTACCTATTAGGGGCACCAGATGTTTTGCTGAGAGATGATCTCGATGCTTACCAAGAAGTGTGGCAGCGAGAGATTGAACGAGGGGCGCGTGTTCTCATTTTTGGGCAATACCAGGGGGAACAGTTGACGGAAGTATTAGAAGCTCCAGTCCTCCCTCTTCTAGCCCTGGTCTTGGAGAATCCTGTACGAACGACTGCTCCTGAAACCTTTGCTTATTTCCAAAAACAAGGGGTGACCATCAAGGTTATTTCAGGGGATCATCCTGTGACAGTTGCTGCCGTAGCTCAGAAAGCAGGCATTCCAGATGCGGATCAAGTCGTAGATGCGAGTCAGCTCAGGACGCGTGAGGAGGTAGTAGAGGCGGTACGAATCTACACAGTCTTTGGACGAGTTAGTCCAGAACAAAAACAAATCCTCGTAGAGAGCTTGCAAGCGGATGGCCATAAGGTTGGGATGACAGGGGATGGGGTCAATGATATCCTCGCTATGAAAAAAGCAGATTGTAGTATTGCCATGAATACGGGGCATGATGCGACCAAAAAGGTAGCTCAGGTTGTGCTTTTAGATTCAGACTTCTCACACATGCCGTCGATTGTGGATGAAGGTCGCCGAGTGGTTAACAATATTCAGCGTTCGGCCAGTCTCTTTTTGGTCAAGAATATCTTTTCAATTTTGTTGGCTATACTGGCTATTCTCTTTAGTTTCACTTATCCCATTCAGGCTTCTCAAATGTCCTTGATCAGTGGATTTACCATTGGAATCCCCGGTTTCTTACTAGCCTTGGAGAAGAATCGTGCCCGGATAGAAGGAGACTTTGTTGAGACTGTGATAGAGCAAGCTCTTCCGGCTGCCTTGACCAATCTCATTTCAGTCCTTTTCCTTGTGGTTCTGGGTCCTTTCCTTGGATTAAGTCAGGGAGAGATTTCGACCATCTCCATCTACTTGCTGGCTTTGATTGGATTTACAAAAGTATACCAACTCAGTCTTCCCTTTAATCATGTGAAATTGGGAATCATTCTTCTTAATGTGGCAGGTTTTTCTTTATCGGTCTTTGTTTTTTCTTCCATTTTCAATCTCAGTCGTCTTCATTTTACTGGTTGGATCTTGACCCTTGTCTTAGGGTTGGTCATGGAAGGAGTCTTATGGTTGATGAATCGTCTTGTCTATAGCTTGGTGACCCATCGGCATAAGTCTAGAATAAAATAA
- a CDS encoding accessory Sec-dependent serine-rich glycoprotein adhesin encodes MIFKRSNGEFRETDRVTRFKLIKSGKNWLRAATSNFGLLKVIRGQVEETVVAEVREDAVSAKSRHLVKGILVAAAVLSATTVANTTFADEVGNEVVSSSTAVSAPSTSPEAAPLTEEGSKEVSAPQNETATETQPSAVSSSEVVERAVASDDKAILEQNASEAALLNQIAEKYASNHQNAEQKAAIKEAVAKVQSELPAKEASTNSGENAPSYAEQRSRLNKSVDDMMETLKAAGFNGNTTVNGAPAISAQLAPISTSTSGSVATNPVISDANGATIEDAAFNKAGYALDPNADRFTFGVWQFLKTNHATGAKTNFDYYATLAVDRSAITGSLSTNPDVYLRIVKKSDGSEVYTRTLKAGESNISLPSYITNNNSDVTNTLTYAAANGTNPGNVTFSLVNANLEYETLQIRDTNYPGNEGEDKQNVQTSVPYAKADQTTYYRVVDSSKYTEGQPYKPTGNETVLASYTQTGLAGQQFTASNNREIAGYKQVAATTDSTQKTSGILGKGVVGQKLVELQGGANHYYVKRISEIVDTDGSTVTKFYALDPSQVNNFATSDIGTEDVSKYTLIYTSKVNKAAEEWKADETKVTKVNSKNGDYYIEVSETAGSKSLIISGWSSTTETDTYKQMDGTLHTYPRPFKGAPSTSLTPAGAGNNSYNVIAGKVPVIQADGSVADDPTAPNGKVYSNLKGYASFSNNYSIPTAIKPSTDVNYYFVKSDVKGNVFVHYKDTEGTTLKNSVTDEDQQPINKHYDTVVDNRPQTIEKDGKTYELVPAGNYTVGEVDDQGHLKSSDPTTGEVAEQDKNVTYIYKLKEEPKGNVYVHYVDTEGKTIKSDVTDEKAQPVDKDYDTVVDNRPQEIEFEGKTYKLVPAGNYTVGEVDDQGHLKSTDPTTGKVIEGDKNVTYVYKVKEEPKGNVYVHYVDTEGKTIKEDVTDEKAQPVDKDYDTVVDNRPQEIEFEGKTYELVPAGNYTVGEVDKEGHLKSTDPTTGKVIEGDKNVTYVYKLKETPAEPKGNVYVHYVDTEGKTTEGKTIKSDVTDEEAQTVGKDYDTVVDNRPQEIEFEGKTYELVPAGNYTVGEVDDQGHLKSTDPTTGKVIEGDKNVTYVYKLKETPAEPKKGEVVITYVDENGKEIEKPRQDTPNSPYDTPYNTTEEGEKPNTIKTPDGKTYKIVPKGDYPVGKVDEDGHLESSDPVKGKVDKPKSTITYVYKEVKGNVYVHYVDTEGKTIKSDVTDEEAQTVGKDYDTVVDNRPQEIEFEGKTYELVPAGNYTVGEVDDQGHLKSTDPTTGKVIEGDKNVTYVYKLKETPAEPKKGEVVITYVDENGKEIEKPRQDTPNSPYDTPYNTTEEGEKPNTIKTPDGKTYKIVPKGDYPVGKVDEDGHLESSDPVKGKVDKPKSTITYVYKEVKGNVYVHYVDTEGKTIKSDVTDEEAQTVGKDYDTVVDNRPQEIEFEGKTYELVPAGNYTVGEVDDQGHLKSTDPTTGKVIEGDKNVTYVYKLKETPAEPKKGEVVITYVDENGKEIEKPRQDTPNSPYDTPYNTTEEGEKPNTIKTPDGKTYKIVPKGDYPVGKVDEDGHLESSDPVKGKVDKPKSTITYVYKEVKGNVYVHYVDTEGKTIKSDVTDEEAQPVDKDYDTVVDNRPQEIEFEGKTYELVPAGNYTVGEVDDQGHLKSTDPTTGKVIEGNKNVTYVYKLKETPDKPVEPTPDKPVEPTPDKPVEPTPDKPVEPTPDKPVEPTPDKPVEPTPDKPVEPTPDKPVEPTPDKPVEPTPDKPVEPTPDKPVEPTPDKPVEPTPDKPVEPTPDKPVEPTPDKPVEPTPDKPVEPTPDKPVNPTPDKPVDPTPDKPVNPTPDKPVDPTPGKPVDPTPGKPVNPTPGKPVDPTSGKGQLPNTGETTSVGSTVLGLVAGLVGFVAFGRRKKEDEK; translated from the coding sequence ATGATTTTTAAACGTTCAAACGGAGAATTCCGTGAAACTGATCGAGTGACTCGTTTCAAGTTGATCAAGTCAGGTAAGAACTGGTTGCGTGCAGCTACTTCAAACTTTGGTTTGCTCAAAGTGATTCGTGGTCAAGTCGAAGAGACAGTTGTAGCTGAGGTGCGTGAAGATGCTGTTTCTGCTAAGAGCCGTCACTTGGTAAAAGGGATCTTAGTGGCAGCGGCAGTTCTAAGTGCTACTACAGTTGCAAATACTACCTTTGCGGATGAAGTAGGAAACGAAGTAGTTTCTTCCTCTACGGCAGTGAGTGCTCCATCCACTTCACCTGAAGCTGCCCCATTAACTGAAGAAGGCTCTAAAGAAGTCTCAGCCCCTCAAAATGAAACTGCTACAGAAACACAACCTTCAGCAGTAAGTTCATCTGAAGTGGTCGAACGTGCTGTAGCATCGGATGATAAAGCTATTTTGGAACAAAATGCTTCTGAGGCTGCATTATTGAATCAGATAGCAGAAAAATATGCTTCCAATCATCAAAATGCAGAACAGAAAGCTGCTATCAAAGAGGCTGTTGCTAAAGTTCAATCAGAATTGCCAGCAAAAGAAGCTTCGACCAATTCTGGTGAGAATGCTCCATCATATGCTGAGCAACGATCACGCTTGAACAAGTCAGTAGATGACATGATGGAAACCTTGAAGGCGGCAGGTTTCAATGGAAACACAACCGTTAATGGTGCACCTGCAATTTCTGCTCAGTTGGCACCAATCTCAACATCTACTTCTGGTAGTGTAGCTACTAACCCAGTTATTTCAGATGCTAATGGTGCAACGATTGAAGATGCAGCCTTCAACAAAGCAGGCTATGCATTAGATCCAAACGCTGATCGTTTCACTTTCGGTGTATGGCAATTCCTTAAAACCAACCACGCTACTGGAGCTAAAACAAACTTTGATTATTATGCTACTCTTGCAGTAGATCGTTCAGCTATCACTGGTAGCCTTTCAACTAATCCAGATGTTTACTTGCGTATTGTGAAGAAATCTGATGGATCAGAAGTTTACACTCGTACCCTCAAAGCTGGAGAAAGCAATATCTCCCTTCCAAGCTACATCACCAACAACAACTCTGATGTAACTAATACTTTGACATACGCAGCTGCTAACGGAACTAATCCAGGTAACGTAACCTTCTCATTGGTGAATGCGAACCTTGAGTATGAAACACTTCAAATTCGTGATACCAACTACCCAGGTAACGAAGGTGAAGATAAACAAAACGTTCAAACCTCTGTTCCTTATGCTAAAGCTGATCAAACAACTTACTATAGAGTTGTTGACAGTAGCAAGTACACAGAAGGACAACCATACAAACCAACTGGAAATGAAACAGTTCTTGCAAGCTATACTCAAACAGGTCTTGCAGGGCAACAATTCACAGCTTCAAACAATCGCGAGATTGCTGGTTACAAACAAGTAGCAGCAACAACTGACTCAACTCAAAAAACATCTGGTATCCTTGGTAAAGGTGTTGTTGGACAAAAACTTGTCGAACTTCAAGGTGGAGCCAACCACTACTACGTGAAACGTATTTCTGAAATCGTTGATACTGATGGCTCAACTGTAACGAAATTCTACGCCCTTGATCCATCTCAAGTGAACAATTTTGCTACATCAGATATTGGTACTGAAGATGTATCGAAATATACACTCATCTACACAAGTAAAGTTAACAAAGCTGCTGAAGAGTGGAAGGCTGATGAGACAAAAGTTACAAAAGTAAACAGCAAAAATGGCGACTACTATATTGAAGTCAGCGAAACTGCTGGAAGTAAATCCCTCATTATCAGTGGTTGGTCGTCTACTACTGAGACAGATACTTATAAACAAATGGATGGAACTCTACACACTTATCCACGTCCATTCAAAGGTGCTCCAAGCACATCATTGACACCTGCGGGTGCTGGTAACAACAGTTACAATGTCATTGCTGGTAAAGTTCCAGTGATTCAAGCAGACGGATCTGTAGCAGATGATCCTACAGCTCCAAACGGAAAAGTATACTCTAATTTGAAGGGGTACGCATCATTCTCTAACAACTACTCAATTCCAACAGCGATTAAACCTTCAACTGATGTGAACTATTACTTTGTCAAGTCTGATGTTAAAGGAAATGTCTTCGTTCACTATAAAGATACTGAAGGAACAACCCTTAAAAATTCTGTAACTGACGAAGATCAACAGCCAATTAACAAACACTATGACACAGTCGTAGACAACCGCCCACAAACAATAGAAAAAGATGGCAAGACCTATGAATTGGTACCAGCAGGCAACTACACAGTTGGTGAAGTAGATGACCAAGGTCACTTGAAGTCTTCAGATCCTACAACTGGAGAAGTTGCTGAACAAGATAAGAATGTCACCTACATCTACAAATTGAAAGAAGAGCCTAAGGGTAACGTCTATGTTCACTATGTAGATACAGAAGGCAAGACCATCAAGTCAGATGTTACTGACGAAAAAGCTCAACCAGTGGATAAAGACTACGATACAGTGGTAGACAACCGCCCACAAGAGATTGAATTCGAAGGTAAGACTTATAAATTGGTACCAGCAGGTAACTACACTGTCGGTGAAGTAGATGATCAAGGTCACCTCAAGTCAACAGACCCTACAACAGGTAAAGTGATCGAAGGCGATAAGAACGTCACCTATGTATACAAAGTGAAAGAAGAACCTAAGGGTAACGTCTATGTTCACTATGTGGATACAGAAGGCAAGACCATCAAGGAAGATGTAACTGACGAAAAAGCTCAACCAGTAGACAAAGACTACGACACAGTTGTAGACAACCGTCCACAAGAGATTGAATTCGAAGGTAAGACTTATGAATTGGTTCCAGCAGGTAACTACACAGTAGGTGAAGTTGATAAAGAAGGTCACTTGAAGTCAACAGACCCAACAACTGGTAAAGTCATCGAAGGTGATAAGAATGTCACTTATGTATACAAACTGAAGGAAACACCAGCTGAGCCTAAGGGTAACGTTTATGTTCACTATGTGGATACAGAAGGCAAGACCACAGAAGGTAAGACCATCAAGTCAGATGTGACGGATGAAGAGGCTCAAACAGTGGGCAAGGACTACGACACAGTTGTAGATAACCGCCCACAAGAGATTGAATTCGAAGGCAAGACCTATGAATTGGTACCAGCAGGTAACTACACAGTTGGTGAAGTAGATGATCAAGGTCACCTTAAGTCTACTGATCCTACCACAGGTAAAGTTATCGAAGGAGATAAGAACGTTACCTACGTATACAAACTGAAGGAAACCCCAGCTGAGCCGAAGAAGGGTGAAGTCGTCATCACTTATGTAGACGAAAATGGTAAGGAAATCGAAAAACCTCGTCAAGATACACCAAACTCACCGTATGACACACCATATAACACTACTGAGGAAGGTGAAAAACCGAATACTATCAAGACACCAGATGGTAAGACCTATAAGATCGTACCAAAAGGTGACTACCCAGTAGGTAAAGTTGACGAAGATGGACACTTGGAATCATCTGATCCAGTTAAAGGTAAAGTTGACAAACCAAAATCAACCATCACTTACGTCTATAAAGAAGTGAAGGGTAACGTCTATGTTCACTATGTGGATACAGAAGGTAAGACCATCAAGTCAGATGTGACGGATGAAGAGGCTCAAACAGTGGGCAAGGACTACGACACAGTTGTAGATAACCGCCCACAAGAGATTGAATTCGAAGGCAAGACCTATGAATTGGTACCAGCAGGTAACTACACAGTTGGTGAAGTAGATGATCAAGGTCACCTTAAGTCTACTGATCCTACCACAGGTAAAGTTATCGAAGGAGATAAGAACGTTACCTACGTATACAAACTGAAGGAAACCCCAGCTGAGCCGAAGAAGGGTGAAGTCGTCATCACTTATGTAGACGAAAATGGTAAGGAAATCGAAAAACCTCGTCAAGATACACCAAACTCACCGTATGACACACCATATAACACTACTGAGGAAGGTGAAAAACCGAATACTATCAAGACACCAGATGGTAAGACCTATAAGATCGTACCAAAAGGTGACTACCCAGTAGGTAAAGTTGACGAAGATGGACACTTGGAATCATCTGATCCAGTTAAAGGTAAAGTTGACAAACCAAAATCAACCATCACTTACGTCTATAAAGAAGTGAAGGGTAACGTCTATGTTCACTATGTGGATACAGAAGGTAAGACCATCAAGTCAGATGTGACGGATGAAGAGGCTCAAACAGTGGGCAAGGACTACGACACAGTTGTAGATAACCGCCCACAAGAGATTGAATTCGAAGGCAAGACCTATGAATTGGTACCAGCAGGTAACTACACAGTTGGTGAAGTAGATGATCAAGGTCACCTTAAGTCTACTGATCCTACCACAGGTAAAGTTATCGAAGGAGATAAGAACGTTACCTACGTATACAAACTGAAGGAAACCCCAGCTGAGCCGAAGAAGGGTGAAGTCGTCATCACTTATGTAGACGAAAATGGTAAGGAAATCGAAAAACCTCGTCAAGATACACCAAACTCACCGTATGACACACCATATAACACTACTGAGGAAGGTGAAAAACCGAATACTATCAAGACACCAGATGGTAAGACCTATAAGATCGTACCAAAAGGTGACTACCCAGTAGGTAAAGTTGACGAAGATGGACACTTGGAATCATCTGATCCAGTTAAAGGTAAAGTTGACAAACCAAAATCAACCATCACTTACGTCTATAAAGAAGTGAAGGGTAACGTCTATGTTCACTATGTGGATACAGAAGGTAAGACCATCAAGTCAGATGTGACGGATGAAGAAGCTCAACCAGTGGACAAAGACTACGACACAGTTGTAGATAACCGCCCACAAGAGATCGAATTCGAAGGCAAGACCTATGAATTAGTTCCAGCAGGTAACTACACAGTAGGTGAAGTGGATGACCAAGGTCACCTTAAGTCTACTGACCCAACAACAGGTAAAGTTATCGAAGGCAATAAGAATGTAACTTATGTATACAAACTTAAAGAAACTCCAGACAAGCCTGTAGAACCAACTCCAGACAAGCCTGTAGAGCCAACTCCAGACAAACCTGTAGAACCAACTCCAGATAAGCCTGTAGAGCCAACTCCAGACAAACCTGTAGAACCAACTCCAGATAAGCCTGTAGAGCCAACTCCAGACAAACCTGTAGAACCAACTCCAGATAAGCCTGTAGAACCAACTCCAGACAAGCCTGTAGAACCAACTCCAGACAAACCTGTAGAACCAACTCCAGACAAACCTGTAGAACCAACTCCAGACAAGCCTGTAGAACCAACTCCAGACAAACCTGTAGAACCAACTCCAGATAAGCCTGTAGAACCAACTCCAGATAAGCCTGTAGAACCAACTCCAGACAAACCTGTAGAGCCAACTCCAGACAAGCCAGTGAATCCAACACCAGATAAGCCTGTAGATCCAACACCAGATAAACCAGTGAATCCAACACCAGATAAACCAGTGGACCCAACACCAGGTAAACCAGTGGACCCAACACCAGGTAAACCAGTGAATCCAACACCAGGTAAACCAGTGGACCCAACATCAGGTAAAGGACAACTTCCAAATACTGGTGAAACTACATCTGTAGGATCAACTGTACTCGGACTAGTTGCAGGCCTTGTAGGATTCGTGGCATTTGGTCGTCGAAAAAAAGAAGACGAAAAATAA